In one window of Episyrphus balteatus chromosome 3, idEpiBalt1.1, whole genome shotgun sequence DNA:
- the LOC129914561 gene encoding mitochondrial import inner membrane translocase subunit Tim22, producing the protein MSLIPPPVKREPSKEATFFQNQELDEMAKHFVGNFQRYRENIIIPRNLGPVQIKSDQEKLIESTLESCVFKSVMACVMGYGLGAAIGLFSASVNPNITDPLANEKQQTARQIFKEMRTTTHSYAKNFAMIGAVFSAVECTIESCRGKTDWKNGTYAGGVTGGIIGLRAGVKAGVLGALGFAAFSTAIDYYMHQR; encoded by the exons ATGTCGTTAATACCTCCACCAGTAAAACGTGAGCCATCAAAAGAAGCaacatttttccaaaatcaaGAACTAGATGAAATGGCAAAGCATTTTGTTGGTAACTTTCAAAG ATATAGGGAAAACATTATAATACCAAGGAATCTAGGACCAGTCCAGATTAAAAGTGATCAAGAAAAACTAATCGAATCGACTCTGGAGAGCTGTGTATTTAAATCAGTGATGGCATGCGTTATGG gCTACGGATTGGGTGCTGCTATTGGATTATTCAGTGCATCAGTTAATCCAAATATAACAGATCCACTTGcaaatgaaaaacaacaaactgCAAGACAGATTTTCAAAGAAATGCGCACCACAACACATTCATATGCAAAGAATTTTGCTATGATTGGAGCTGTTTTTTCAGCTGTAGAATGTACAATTGAATCG tgTCGAGGAAAGACAGATTGGAAAAATGGTACTTATGCTGGTGGAGTAACTGGGGGGATTATTGGACTTAGAGCAGGAGTTAAGGCTGGTGTTTTAGGAGCACTTGGATTTGCTGCATTCTCAACAGCCATTGATTATTATATGCACCAAAGATAA
- the LOC129914557 gene encoding uncharacterized protein LOC129914557 isoform X1 produces MDGRVNGYEKFGKKRRQWEDSGVHELIKLWKCCAYELRTIKRNGHLYVAMAKQLSAIGVPVTALEVHFKVNNLTQRYRQESKTYETTGIVSTWKFYSLVDDVFKSLSGHTSNTPGFKTEKRVMTPASNASSISDSSVWKNSMSEPEFSNNSEPFYKTEYMQPRHYMEPSSHGNSTNPSEVPAFMSNPRMNESNINPMTPSVPNGGDDDFVGRLSKIKKSDDYEKLVDIVKNIVDNYKTGQPDKVDSFTDFLKSYLRKWPDRMQDEAINHITNYIIVKNMEHTISSAAANRQ; encoded by the exons TACGAAAAATTTGGAAAGAAACGCCGTCAATGGGAAGACTCTGGAGTACATGAACTAATAAAACTTTGGAAGTGCTGTGCTTACGAACTAAGAACAATTAAACGCAATGGCCATCTCTATGTTGCTATGGCAAAGCAGTTATCTGCAATAGGAGTTCCAGTCACTGCATTAGAAGTTCATTTTAAAGTGAATAATTTAACGCAACGTTAtag ACAAGAATCAAAAACTTACGAAACTACGGGAATTGTGAGTACTTGGAAGTTTTACAGCTTAGTGGATGATGTATTCAAAAGTTTATCCGGCCACACATCTAACACACCCGGATTTAAAAC TGAAAAAAGAGTAATGACACCTGCAAGTAATGCAAGCAGCATATCCGATTCCTCAGTCtggaaaaattcaatgtccgaGCCAGAGTTTAGTAATAACTCCGAACCTTTCTACAA aaccgaATATATGCAACCCCGTCATTATATGGAGCCCTCCTCGCATGGAAACTCCACAAATCCTTCTGAGGTACCGGCATTCATGAGCAATccacgaatgaatgaaagcaATATAAACCCAATGACACCAAGTGTCCCCAATGGGGGTGATGATGATTTTGTAGGTCGATtaagtaaaatcaaaaaatcagaTGACTACGAGAAACTGGTGgatattgttaaaaatattgttgataaTTACAAAACTGGACAGCCAGACAAAGTTGATTCgtttacagattttttgaaatcataCTTGCGAAAGTGGCCAGATCGAATGCAAGATGAGGCAATTAATCATATAACAAATTATATTATTGTCAAGAATATGGAGCATACAATAAGTAGCGCAGCTGCTAATAGACAATAA
- the LOC129914557 gene encoding uncharacterized protein LOC129914557 isoform X2, translated as MAKQLSAIGVPVTALEVHFKVNNLTQRYRQESKTYETTGIVSTWKFYSLVDDVFKSLSGHTSNTPGFKTEKRVMTPASNASSISDSSVWKNSMSEPEFSNNSEPFYKTEYMQPRHYMEPSSHGNSTNPSEVPAFMSNPRMNESNINPMTPSVPNGGDDDFVGRLSKIKKSDDYEKLVDIVKNIVDNYKTGQPDKVDSFTDFLKSYLRKWPDRMQDEAINHITNYIIVKNMEHTISSAAANRQ; from the exons ATGGCAAAGCAGTTATCTGCAATAGGAGTTCCAGTCACTGCATTAGAAGTTCATTTTAAAGTGAATAATTTAACGCAACGTTAtag ACAAGAATCAAAAACTTACGAAACTACGGGAATTGTGAGTACTTGGAAGTTTTACAGCTTAGTGGATGATGTATTCAAAAGTTTATCCGGCCACACATCTAACACACCCGGATTTAAAAC TGAAAAAAGAGTAATGACACCTGCAAGTAATGCAAGCAGCATATCCGATTCCTCAGTCtggaaaaattcaatgtccgaGCCAGAGTTTAGTAATAACTCCGAACCTTTCTACAA aaccgaATATATGCAACCCCGTCATTATATGGAGCCCTCCTCGCATGGAAACTCCACAAATCCTTCTGAGGTACCGGCATTCATGAGCAATccacgaatgaatgaaagcaATATAAACCCAATGACACCAAGTGTCCCCAATGGGGGTGATGATGATTTTGTAGGTCGATtaagtaaaatcaaaaaatcagaTGACTACGAGAAACTGGTGgatattgttaaaaatattgttgataaTTACAAAACTGGACAGCCAGACAAAGTTGATTCgtttacagattttttgaaatcataCTTGCGAAAGTGGCCAGATCGAATGCAAGATGAGGCAATTAATCATATAACAAATTATATTATTGTCAAGAATATGGAGCATACAATAAGTAGCGCAGCTGCTAATAGACAATAA